The Cryptomeria japonica chromosome 2, Sugi_1.0, whole genome shotgun sequence region ATATGATTGAATTAGATTCGATCCAATCTTTAAATGACTCTAACTGATTGATTTCCACTACTTATTATAAATTAACCAAAAGATGACTTCTAATTCAAATCATACTCATCTTATATTAATAATGATATCAATATTGCCCTCGAGGTGTAGACCAATTGACCGAACCATTGAAACCACAAAAGATCAACATAGGTTCTAACCCCGATTCACCCAACTGTGCATGTTATCACCTCTCTGAACTGATTCAACAATAAGATTGTAGGAGGAATGACAAGAAtacctttgaaaagaaaaaataaaaaataaaataatgatatcaatatctacataattcaattaaaaaaaactCACCAATAAATGGGTGTTATAGTTGCAACAAACACATGTTGGTGGAAACTAAAGTACTATTGTTGTAGTCTTGCCCCTTTTCCTCATGGAATGAAGTGActtataatacaagaaaatcaaatgCATGGCATGTTTTTTCCTTTACAAGGTAAAGAAGTTGTACCATCTTATACAACGGATAGGCTCCTCCTCCTCATCCAAAATAACCAGTGCAATTCACAAGTAATTTGCTcctaattcatttttcatgtttccaCAAATGCTGAGGCACTGAATTGTGAGACAGGTCATTTACAGAATCGACTATTTTATCAAAAAGAGTAATCTCAACGGCTTGATTTGCAGGATTTCTGCTCTGAAATGCGGCCCACCATAACCTGTTCATGTGAATTGTTTGATAAATCAAAAGATTTTAAAGTGTTTGAGATAATGACTTGTAAACGGTGGAGCGCCTGCGCGGCTTTCTTATCGGGAACGTTTTTATAGTTGGAAATTCGTATTCAGGAACTAAAGAGATAACTTGaatttgtgtgatttttgcaggtTATAAGTGTTTGGCAGAGTTAAATCAGTTCAACGCCCAGAAAGGAAGAAATCTTTAGAAATTCATTATAAATATGAATATGGTACTCAAGAAATCAACTTGTGCTGTTCAGGAAGAGCATAGGAGTAGCATTGAAGATTTGCCAGGTTTGAACTTTGCATTGCAGTTGTTAATTTGAGACTCAGGAATGTAAGTCTAGAACTATGGCTTTATTTTGTTTAATTGAATAAGTTTACTGTGGATTTCTGTTGGGTTGTTTCATGAAGTGTGTGTTTGCAGATTCCCCAGTTTCATGCTCGGAGGAGCATGATGCTTTTTGTGATGAAGGCGCAGAGACTGTGCTCTGGAGTAATGCAGCATTCAGAACAAGCTTGAGCAGTAGTTTTTGCTCTAATCAGGAGGGATTTTCACCCAGAAACTCTCTCTGTCAAAATCTAGCATACAGAGATTCCCAGAAGGCTGCCCACAACAAAAACCCAATTCATTGTTTTTCTGAGAAATCTGTTTCAGTGAACTTTATGAGAAATTTCAGTGAGATTTCTGCCCAGGGGTGTTGCAAGATGATAAAAGTTGAAGCACAGCTCAAGTCCCCTGTAATGGAACGGAGTAGTGTGCCCTACAAAAGTACTGAGCTTTCAGAGTTAAATGGGAAATGTAAGGCTCTGTCAGGCCTTAATAATGGAATGATTATATCAGAGGAGGAAGTGAAAATTAAAGCAGAGTTGGAGAAAGAAATTGAGAAGGCATTGGAGGAAGAGATTAAGGATGGTATCCTAGTTCTTACTCAGAGGCTTGCACTGTTACATGCTCGCCAGAAAGTCAGAAAAGAGGACTGTCAATATCATAAATCTGAGTTTAACACACCATTGAAGTCTTACGATGGTGCACTGCAAGATTCAAATTATGGTTTGATCTTGTACCCAAAATTGCCTAAGGGTACTACCAGTCCCTTAGGGTTATCATCTTCTTCCAGAGAGAAAAAAAGCTCTGCTCATGGCAATGAAGGCAGGCGTTATAAGAGTCCAGGTGACCCAAAAGATCCAGAGAAGAAATTCTATAAGGATTTTGATTGGGTGAGGACTTTAAGGTCAGGAGCTAAATTGAATTCCCCAAAAAAGCCCAATAACAGGCTTGCAGAGCATGAAAAGTTGAGAAAGGATTCCCCTAGGTTTTCTAAATTAAATTCCCCCAAAAATCCCAATCATAGCCTTCCAGACCATGAAAAGTTGAGAAATGACTCCCCTGGGTCTTCTCGTGCTCTTTTTTCAGAACCCATCAATGAAAAGTTGTGTTCAACCAGTGAGCTCCCTCTGCATGGAAAATTTTCTGCCAAGCTCAGTCCAAAGGATGAACTTTGTAGCACTGAACAGATTCACAGTACCCACAGTTCTGTTTCCAGCAAAGTGGTTAGTAGAGAAGGAAATGATGCAGTTGAAGAAGCCAAGCCAGTATGTCAGGCTGAGGGGAAACCTAAAGAGAACAGATTGCTTTTGATTGATATGATGAATAAACTCAGAGCTTCTAATGCTTATAATGTTGGTGAGCAATCCAAAAAAGGAGCATTTTACAGAAAGCAAGCTTCTCCATCAATAGGCTTGGTTaaaaatgctacaaatgcaatgcaataagTGAGGTTAGAGGAGGATTGTTGAAGGTTTGATTGGAAGGAACAATTGAATAATTTTATACATTTTAGTGACTACTGAATGGCCAGTTCAAAGAGGATATTGATTTGGTTAGAGTAGAAACAATTATATTCTattcataattataataattatattcTAGAGTGTGTATTTTTTGTACTTTTATGAAAGTGAAAGTCGAGAAGAGTTTTATTTTAGAGTGTGATGTCTTCAAGGACGGTAGGGACAAATATGTTAATAGGAGACTGCGAAAGATCTCTTATTTACATTGGGGAACATTGAGAAGTTGGGGACACTCATCATCAACTTTCACAGGAAAAGGATTGATTTGCAGAAGTCAGCTTGATTGGGCAGGCTGTTCCATGGGCTAGGTTTAACCTCGTGAATGTTAAAATTGTCTTGTTGTCTTCTCCTTCTCAAATTATTGTGAAATAAAAAAAGATATGATATGAATGTGAGTTTTTATGTAATTATTcatattatatatatgaatatatcatTTTGAATCCTAATAATgtgaattcttttatttattttgataatagattataaaatataattaaacaagtATATATTAACAATCATTATATACAATTACTGTATACTATCATATGACTAGACCTTTTAACATCATGAACTGTTGAATACGATGGACTTTACTATAAGATAAAGGTAATGATATTGATGTCCACCAAAGGACAAAATTGACCCATGGACTGTAAAATTCAGTTTGCATTGTTCCCATTTCATTTGAATGATGGGGAGGCCCCATATTGTTTAGGAGGTCAAAATTTCTAATCCGTAATTGTGTACCATTACACATTATGAGACCATAATTTTGTAGATCTTATtatgaataatttttatttatttttaaataagattGATTTGAATTTATAAGATTTATGATTTTagattagaatatatatatatatttcagagGCGTCTTTATGACTCACTTGGAATCCCGTTTTTGAATCAGACCAAGCAAGGCGAGATTAAATCTTCTAGGCCGCATGCTAAACTTACAAACCCCACTTGAGTGCGGTTAGtatatgcatttgtttttcaattgtattgtaattttaattttaatttaaaaaattatgtttacatTTTTTTTGGAATTTGACTAATACTTTTTAGTTTGCATGTTAAAACAACTTAAGTTTGACATCTAAGATCACATAATACTTGGTACTCATTAGAATTCATATTGAATAAAATCAAAAAGTTTCATCAAAAAGTTATAACATAAAGCATTGCCATAGAGCATTTGTATCATTAATCAATTACTTCTACCACTCCCATATATATTTAGGTGTGGGATGATTGAAGGGATTGAGACATCAATAATGTGCTCTTGAAGGATGATACTCTACCTATTATTTTTGTTGCTGTaaagtgtagacacttaaatttgattaatttcagTTGTTTTTGTCTCATTTATTGATAAGATAATtgcatcatttaattaattaatgttgtccCCTTAGCtagattaattttattaattaaactaTATCTAATTAGTTAATTGATGTATCTTTTTtatcatttaataaattaattttcacctttttctattaaataaaataagtgAATTCCTTTGTTTTATTTAATTCACCCTTGTCATTTTCTTCTTGGCCCTCTAATTTGAATTAAAGAATTCAAACTAATCcccctaaccaaccctatcctaatATGTGTACATTCCCTATTTTtaacaaattggaaaataatctaa contains the following coding sequences:
- the LOC131051533 gene encoding uncharacterized protein LOC131051533 encodes the protein MNMVLKKSTCAVQEEHRSSIEDLPDSPVSCSEEHDAFCDEGAETVLWSNAAFRTSLSSSFCSNQEGFSPRNSLCQNLAYRDSQKAAHNKNPIHCFSEKSVSVNFMRNFSEISAQGCCKMIKVEAQLKSPVMERSSVPYKSTELSELNGKCKALSGLNNGMIISEEEVKIKAELEKEIEKALEEEIKDGILVLTQRLALLHARQKVRKEDCQYHKSEFNTPLKSYDGALQDSNYGLILYPKLPKGTTSPLGLSSSSREKKSSAHGNEGRRYKSPGDPKDPEKKFYKDFDWVRTLRSGAKLNSPKKPNNRLAEHEKLRKDSPRFSKLNSPKNPNHSLPDHEKLRNDSPGSSRALFSEPINEKLCSTSELPLHGKFSAKLSPKDELCSTEQIHSTHSSVSSKVVSREGNDAVEEAKPVCQAEGKPKENRLLLIDMMNKLRASNAYNVGEQSKKGAFYRKQASPSIGLVKNATNAMQ